From a single Oceanobacillus kimchii X50 genomic region:
- the lysS gene encoding lysine--tRNA ligase, giving the protein MSEELNEHMQVRRDKLTEHLEKGLDPFGGKFERSHLATGLIDKYNPYSKEELEEITDEVTIAGRLMTKRGKGKAGFAHIQDLSGQIQLYVRKDMIGDDAYEVFKSTDLGDIVGVTGVMFKTKVGEISVKAKQFQLLTKSLRPLPEKYHGLKDIEQRYRQRYLDLITNPDSRETFVFRSKIIQSMREYLNGQGFLEVETPMMHSIPGGASARPFITHHNALDIELYMRIAIELHLKRLMVGGLEKVYEIGRVFRNEGVSTRHNPEFTMIELYEAYADYQDIMELTENLVAHIAKDVHGSTTITYGENEINLEPKWTRLHMVDAVKDVTGVDFWKEISDEEARALAKEHGVQVTDSMSYGHVVNEFFEQKVEETLLQPTFIHGHPVEISPLAKKNKEDERFTDRFELFIVGREHANAFSELNDPIDQRARFEAQVKERAEGNDEAHYMDEDFLEALEYGMPPTGGLGIGVDRLVMLLTNSPSIRDVLLFPQMRTK; this is encoded by the coding sequence GTGTCAGAAGAATTGAATGAACATATGCAGGTGCGAAGAGATAAATTAACGGAGCACTTGGAAAAAGGGTTGGACCCATTTGGGGGCAAATTTGAACGAAGCCACCTGGCAACCGGTCTTATTGATAAGTATAATCCTTATTCAAAAGAAGAGTTAGAGGAAATTACAGATGAAGTTACCATTGCTGGACGGTTAATGACAAAGCGTGGAAAAGGAAAAGCTGGATTTGCTCATATTCAAGATTTAAGTGGCCAAATTCAATTATATGTGCGTAAAGATATGATTGGTGACGATGCTTATGAAGTATTTAAGTCTACAGATTTAGGGGATATTGTTGGCGTAACCGGTGTTATGTTTAAAACAAAGGTAGGAGAAATTTCTGTTAAGGCAAAACAATTTCAATTATTAACGAAATCTTTAAGACCTTTACCAGAAAAATATCATGGATTGAAGGATATCGAACAGCGTTATCGTCAACGTTATCTTGACCTAATTACAAATCCAGATAGCAGAGAAACTTTTGTATTTCGTAGTAAGATCATTCAATCGATGAGAGAGTATTTAAACGGACAAGGATTTTTAGAAGTTGAAACTCCTATGATGCATAGCATCCCTGGTGGAGCTTCTGCCCGTCCATTTATTACACATCATAATGCTTTAGATATTGAACTATACATGCGAATAGCTATTGAATTACATTTAAAACGATTAATGGTTGGTGGTCTGGAGAAAGTCTATGAAATAGGACGTGTATTCCGTAATGAAGGTGTGTCTACAAGACATAATCCAGAGTTCACTATGATTGAGCTATATGAAGCGTATGCTGATTATCAGGATATTATGGAACTTACAGAGAATCTTGTAGCTCACATCGCAAAAGATGTCCATGGTTCCACAACTATTACTTACGGTGAAAACGAAATTAATTTAGAGCCAAAATGGACAAGATTGCATATGGTAGATGCTGTTAAAGATGTTACAGGTGTGGATTTTTGGAAAGAGATATCAGATGAGGAAGCACGTGCACTTGCTAAAGAGCACGGTGTACAAGTAACTGATTCAATGAGTTATGGTCATGTTGTAAATGAATTTTTTGAACAAAAGGTAGAAGAGACTCTTCTTCAACCGACATTTATACACGGACATCCAGTGGAAATTTCTCCACTAGCAAAGAAGAATAAAGAAGACGAGCGATTCACCGATCGTTTTGAGTTGTTCATTGTCGGGAGAGAACATGCGAACGCATTTAGTGAATTAAATGATCCAATTGATCAACGTGCTCGTTTTGAGGCTCAAGTAAAAGAAAGAGCTGAAGGAAACGATGAAGCGCATTATATGGATGAGGACTTCTTGGAAGCACTTGAATATGGTATGCCACCAACTGGGGGACTTGGTATAGGTGTCGACCGTTTGGTGATGTTATTAACGAACTCTCCATCTATTCGTGACGTATTACTTTTCCCACAAATGCGCACAAAATAA
- a CDS encoding helix-turn-helix domain-containing protein: MDKKRIGRRIKAFRKLKGYTQIQFAKEMEISTSKLGNIERGTKQPSDQLLDEIAEKLSISREELILKSIATDTEDK, from the coding sequence ATGGATAAAAAGCGAATCGGAAGAAGAATAAAAGCTTTTCGAAAGCTAAAAGGATACACACAAATACAATTTGCTAAAGAGATGGAGATATCCACTTCAAAACTAGGAAATATTGAACGAGGTACAAAACAGCCTTCCGATCAACTATTAGATGAGATTGCTGAAAAGTTATCCATTTCCAGAGAAGAGCTCATACTAAAGAGCATTGCAACTGATACTGAGGACAAGTAG